The sequence below is a genomic window from Brooklawnia cerclae.
GGTCATGGTTGTCTCCTGTGGTGATCACGTGCAGGTGGTGTTCGAGGTCGTCGGGGCGTGGGACCCCCGCGAACCGGACCCGGACGACTCCTCCGCGGTCCAGCAGCAGGGTGGTGGGGGTCTCCACGACGTTGAAGCGGTCGGCCAGCTCCGGAGACTCCGCGAGGTCGATGTCGAGGTGCGCCACCCCGGGACGCGTCGCGGTGAAGTCGGACAGCCGGCGGGCGGTCGCACGGCAGGGCGCGCAGAACGTCGTCCCGAGTTGGACGAAGGTGGCGAGCTCGCCGAGCGGTTCGCCGGATCCCAGATCGGATGCGGCGACCACGGTGGCGCGCGAGACGGCCCGGCCATGACCTGCGCGGGCGCGCAGGACGATCGCGAGCGCGCCCGTTGCGGCTACCAGCGCGGCCAGGACGATGAGAGCTTGCGGCAAAGACATTGATTGTGCTCCCGGGTCGATGATCGGGAATCGCGAAGACGTCGGCCGACAGGCCCTTCAGGCGGAGCGGTCGTCTTCTTGCGAAGGTGCGGAGTCCACGAGGACGTAGATCTCACGCGGCGGCAAAAGACGACGAGATCACTGGGATTCCGAGGGCCACCCGATGGGGGCCGCACAGGGGATGCGTGCTCGTCGCGGTCAGCACACGGGACAACAGGACACAGCGACGCGCGGAGCGGTCACCATCGGGGTCCTGTTCGTCACCATGGCACCGCAGACTACTACGCGCATGCCCCACCGCCAAGCCCATCGCACCTCCGGCAGCGATCGCGGGGCCCCCGAGGCGTCCCGACACGAGGCCCGCCCGTACTGGGCAGAGGTTTGACATCGGTCGCCACGGGGGATTGAATACCCCCGGTAACCAGATCGT
It includes:
- a CDS encoding TlpA family protein disulfide reductase, coding for MSLPQALIVLAALVAATGALAIVLRARAGHGRAVSRATVVAASDLGSGEPLGELATFVQLGTTFCAPCRATARRLSDFTATRPGVAHLDIDLAESPELADRFNVVETPTTLLLDRGGVVRVRFAGVPRPDDLEHHLHVITTGDNHDRS